The following are encoded together in the Argopecten irradians isolate NY chromosome 5, Ai_NY, whole genome shotgun sequence genome:
- the LOC138324186 gene encoding DNA ligase 1-like, with product MYMKHYMQKRRECLSFRERQNRCCVESKQKARENPEYKLKDRESNHKRIKKARQCEEFRESELKGKQRSREEIETKQKDRKNTLKAKTKARQNKEFRESELKAKQRSREQIETNQKERKNTLKAMTKARQNKEFRESELKGKQRSREQKETKQKERKSTLKAKTKARQNKEFRESELKTKQRSREQIETKQKERKSTLKAMIKARQNKELRESELKAAKQRSREQKERKSTLKAMIKARQNKELRESELKAKQRSREQMETKQKERKNTLKAMIKARQNKEFRESELKAKQRSREQIETKQKERKSTLKAMIKARQNKEFRESELKAKQRSREQKERKSTLKAMIKARQNKELRESELKAKQRSREQMETKQKERKKHT from the coding sequence ATGTATATGAAACACTATATGCAGAAAAGAAGGGAATGTTTAAGTTTTAGGGAAAGACAAAATCGCTGTTGTGTAGAGAGCAAGCAAAAAGCTAGAGAAAACCcagaatataaattaaaagATCGAGAAAGCAACCACAAAAGAATTAAGAAGGCTAGACAATGTGAGGAGTTTAGAGAATCTGAACTTAAAGGAAAACAGAGATCCAGAGaagaaatagaaacaaaacagaaagacaGAAAAAACACACTTAAAGCTAAGACAAAGGCCAGACAAAACAAGGAATTTAGAGAGTCTGAACTAAAAGCAAAACAGAGATCCAGAGAACAAATAGAAACAAatcaaaaagaaagaaaaaacacacTTAAAGCTATGACAAAGGCCAGACAAAACAAGGAGTTTAGAGAGTCTGAACTTAAAGGAAAACAGAGATCCAGagaacaaaaagaaacaaaacaaaaagaaagaaaaagcaCACTTAAAGCTAAGACAAAGGCCAGACAAAACAAGGAATTTAGAGAGTCTGAACTTAAAACAAAACAGAGATCCAGAGaacaaatagaaacaaaacaaaaagaacgAAAAAGCACACTTAAAGCCATGATAAAGGCCAGACAAAACAAGGAATTAAGAGAGTCTGAACTTAAAGCAGCAAAACAGAGATCCAGagaacaaaaagaaagaaaaagcaCACTTAAAGCAATGATAAAGGCTAGACAAAACAAGGAACTTAGAGAGTCTGAACTTAAAGCAAAACAGAGATCCAGAGAACAAatggaaacaaaacaaaaagaaagaaaaaacacacTTAAAGCCATGATAAAGGCTAGACAAAACAAGGAATTTAGAGAGTCTGAACTTAAAGCAAAACAGAGATCCAGAGaacaaatagaaacaaaacaaaaagaacgAAAAAGCACACTTAAAGCCATGATAAAGGCCAGACAAAACAAGGAATTTAGAGAGTCTGAACTTAAAGCAAAACAGAGATCCAGagaacaaaaagaaagaaaaagcaCACTTAAAGCAATGATAAAGGCTAGACAAAACAAGGAACTTAGAGAGTCTGAACTTAAAGCAAAACAGAGATCCAGAGAACAAatggaaacaaaacaaaaagaaagaaaaaaacacactTAA